One window of Deltaproteobacteria bacterium genomic DNA carries:
- a CDS encoding amidohydrolase translates to MTTAFPGGIVDLHTHVFPRRMFEAVWEYFETRDWPVHREYVEDIAATLAAHGVVAAVGLSYPHKPGVARSLNRFMMEVGARAPLFRPFASVHPDDEDLRETIEEALASPHIHGFKFQPLVQRFDVNDPRLDALYEPCREGRIPITMHIGSGPVANEFVGVPHFAKLMRRFPDLRICVPHMGAPEFGDFLAMLDDCPNMFLDTTMVNTRTTLFENTWRGDEERLARNADRVCFGSDWPNVPYAYQEAIDSVGRYPFAGEHLPLIYRENALRFLDPAAPARLWS, encoded by the coding sequence ATGACGACCGCATTCCCGGGCGGAATCGTCGATCTGCACACGCACGTATTTCCACGACGCATGTTCGAGGCCGTGTGGGAGTACTTCGAGACACGCGACTGGCCCGTGCATCGCGAGTACGTCGAGGACATCGCCGCGACCCTCGCGGCTCACGGCGTCGTCGCGGCGGTAGGGCTGTCGTATCCGCACAAGCCCGGCGTAGCGCGGTCGCTCAATCGCTTCATGATGGAGGTGGGCGCGCGCGCGCCGCTCTTCCGACCCTTCGCGAGCGTTCACCCGGACGACGAAGACCTGCGCGAAACGATCGAAGAAGCGCTCGCGTCGCCGCACATCCACGGCTTCAAGTTCCAGCCGCTCGTGCAGCGCTTCGATGTCAACGATCCACGTCTCGACGCACTCTATGAGCCCTGCCGCGAGGGCCGAATCCCGATCACCATGCACATCGGCTCGGGGCCGGTCGCGAACGAATTTGTCGGCGTGCCGCATTTCGCGAAGCTGATGCGCCGATTTCCCGACCTGCGGATCTGCGTTCCGCACATGGGCGCACCGGAGTTCGGCGACTTTCTCGCAATGCTGGACGACTGCCCGAACATGTTTCTCGACACGACCATGGTGAACACGCGCACGACGCTGTTCGAAAACACCTGGCGCGGCGACGAGGAGCGCCTGGCCCGCAACGCGGATCGCGTGTGCTTCGGATCGGACTGGCCGAACGTGCCGTATGCTTATCAGGAAGCCATCGACAGTGTCGGGCGCTACCCCTTCGCCGGGGAGCATCTGCCGCTCATCTACCGCGAGAACGCTCTTCGCTTTCTCGATCCCGCCGCGCCCGCGCGGCTTTGGAGTTAG
- a CDS encoding NAD(+)/NADH kinase: protein MKCVGILVIRANPHAGEAARTLISWCRENGVEPLYLTELSRYGIDHGVDSEELANRADVFVVLGGDGTFLAASQLAKERDVPVLGVNFGRLGFLTEVGIGELYDTLRLALAGELRTREHMMLDGEYRVDGGPPLHRSVLNEFVVNKSDEARVIELRVMVDDVLVTLVRGDGLIISTPTGSTAYSLSAGGPILHPAMQTILLTPICPHSLTFRPMLIPADREVHIEVTSRNREVLVTADGHRFTHFDVGGRLTVRRSESRLTKLVSPNRSYFEVLRDKLRWGEA, encoded by the coding sequence GTGAAGTGCGTCGGAATCCTGGTGATTCGTGCCAACCCTCATGCCGGCGAAGCGGCGCGGACGCTCATCTCATGGTGCCGTGAAAACGGCGTCGAACCGCTCTATCTGACGGAACTGTCCCGGTACGGGATCGACCACGGCGTCGATTCCGAAGAACTCGCGAATCGCGCGGATGTCTTCGTCGTGCTCGGCGGCGACGGCACCTTCCTGGCCGCGTCGCAATTGGCCAAGGAACGCGACGTCCCCGTGCTCGGCGTCAACTTCGGGCGACTCGGGTTTCTCACCGAGGTCGGTATCGGCGAACTCTACGACACGCTTCGCCTCGCCCTCGCCGGGGAATTGCGGACGCGCGAGCACATGATGCTCGACGGAGAGTATCGGGTCGACGGCGGCCCGCCTCTTCACCGATCCGTGCTCAACGAGTTCGTCGTCAACAAATCCGATGAGGCGCGCGTTATCGAGCTGCGGGTGATGGTTGACGACGTCCTCGTGACGCTCGTGCGGGGAGACGGCCTCATCATTTCGACACCGACCGGTTCGACGGCGTACAGCCTATCGGCGGGCGGGCCGATACTTCACCCGGCCATGCAGACAATCCTGCTCACGCCGATCTGCCCGCATAGTCTCACGTTTCGTCCGATGCTCATCCCGGCCGATCGCGAGGTGCACATCGAGGTCACGTCGCGAAACCGCGAAGTCCTCGTCACCGCGGACGGTCATCGATTTACGCACTTCGACGTGGGCGGTCGCCTCACCGTGCGCCGTTCCGAATCCCGCCTCACCAAGCTCGTCAGCCCCAACCGGAGCTATTTCGAAGTGCTTCGAGACAAACTGCGTTGGGGTGAGGCGTAG
- the recN gene encoding DNA repair protein RecN gives MLVEFTVRHLAIIDDLTLPLGPGLNVLTGETGAGKSILVGALNLAVGGRASADAIRHGEKSAEVEAIFDLTTVPVLLADLEAQGLVEGGRLIIRRVITANGPNRVFMGGRTATLAQLAAIGDALVAISGQHDSKGLLSSETHLNILDEFGSAPHVREPVVEGYRTVVAARDRLASLRDRERQATARADYLRFVIREIEGSGFERGEDERLRDRRRVLVSAEKLGAAAKSVLAECWEQERSISERSGRLQRQVEDALAIDPSFEPMAQALATLAAAAEDAGRAAQGYLESLELEPGELERIDERLDAMRMLSKKYGGSLGAVLDTFEGASRELAEISSLDAAIVGAEKESRAAEEKLTAAANRLSEVRRAAATKLARRVQAELADLGMKGAKFEVRFEPLPAGAGIEIDGQRIDENGAERAEMFLSANAGETPRALARVASGGELSRILLAIKNSLAAADGVPCQVFDEVDSGLGGAQAEIVGLKLAAIARDHQVLCITHLPQIAGFADRHVVVKKETSRGRTVTTTREVEGREREQEIARMLAGLDVTDAALAAAREMIKPAARGAGESR, from the coding sequence TTGCTCGTCGAATTCACCGTCCGGCATCTCGCGATCATCGACGATCTCACACTCCCGCTCGGCCCCGGGCTCAATGTACTGACCGGCGAGACCGGCGCGGGCAAGTCGATCCTGGTCGGCGCGCTGAACCTCGCCGTCGGCGGTCGCGCGAGCGCCGACGCGATTCGCCACGGCGAGAAGAGCGCCGAGGTCGAGGCGATTTTCGATCTCACGACCGTGCCCGTGCTGCTCGCCGATCTGGAAGCGCAGGGTCTCGTGGAGGGCGGGCGGCTCATCATCCGCCGCGTCATCACTGCGAACGGGCCGAATCGCGTTTTCATGGGCGGACGAACCGCCACGCTGGCGCAGCTCGCGGCGATCGGCGACGCGCTCGTCGCCATTTCGGGTCAGCACGACTCGAAGGGACTGCTCTCGTCCGAAACGCATCTGAACATCCTCGATGAATTCGGGTCCGCTCCCCACGTTCGCGAGCCGGTCGTGGAGGGCTATAGGACCGTGGTGGCGGCGCGGGACCGACTGGCGTCCCTGCGTGATCGCGAACGCCAGGCGACCGCGCGGGCGGATTACCTTCGCTTTGTCATTCGCGAAATCGAGGGGTCGGGTTTCGAGCGGGGCGAGGACGAGCGACTGCGCGATCGACGTCGCGTCCTGGTCTCCGCCGAGAAGCTGGGAGCGGCGGCGAAATCGGTGCTGGCCGAGTGCTGGGAGCAGGAGCGGTCGATTTCCGAACGCTCGGGGCGGTTGCAGCGGCAGGTCGAGGACGCACTCGCGATCGATCCGAGTTTCGAACCGATGGCGCAGGCGCTGGCCACGCTTGCGGCCGCCGCTGAAGATGCCGGACGCGCCGCGCAGGGATATCTCGAATCGTTGGAACTCGAACCGGGCGAACTTGAGCGCATCGACGAACGTCTCGACGCCATGCGGATGCTGTCGAAAAAATACGGCGGTTCGCTGGGCGCGGTGCTGGACACGTTCGAAGGGGCGAGTCGCGAATTGGCCGAAATTTCGTCGCTCGACGCGGCCATCGTCGGCGCGGAGAAGGAGTCGCGCGCGGCCGAAGAAAAGCTGACGGCCGCCGCGAATCGGCTGAGCGAGGTCCGGCGCGCCGCCGCGACAAAACTCGCTCGCCGCGTTCAGGCCGAGCTCGCGGATCTCGGAATGAAGGGTGCGAAGTTCGAGGTGCGTTTCGAGCCGCTGCCCGCCGGGGCGGGAATCGAAATCGACGGACAGCGCATCGACGAGAACGGTGCGGAACGCGCCGAAATGTTTCTGTCGGCCAACGCGGGCGAAACGCCGCGCGCGCTGGCCCGCGTGGCCTCCGGCGGCGAGCTCTCGCGCATTCTGCTCGCGATCAAGAACAGCCTCGCGGCCGCGGACGGCGTACCCTGCCAGGTCTTCGACGAGGTCGATTCGGGGCTCGGCGGCGCGCAGGCCGAAATCGTGGGGCTCAAGCTCGCCGCCATCGCGCGCGATCATCAGGTCCTTTGCATCACGCATCTGCCGCAGATCGCCGGTTTCGCCGATCGGCACGTCGTGGTGAAAAAAGAGACGAGCAGGGGACGGACGGTGACGACGACGCGCGAGGTGGAAGGTCGAGAACGGGAACAGGAGATCGCGCGAATGCTCGCGGGACTCGATGTGACGGACGCGGCGCTGGCCGCGGCGCGCGAAATGATCAAACCGGCGGCACGCGGCGCCGGGGAATCTCGATGA
- a CDS encoding HD domain-containing protein, with the protein MSGVLTGTGQDQRTRLRHTEEILKSLTLTMRSRTLYPEGHPLLTTSSQKVIAQMRDHLEHDESWTIVLLGGEFVYDRVPLSRLMPHVQPLYKTLAGRQIDSLTVRKGVTPAEIVAFFGLVLAPHEIWDKGGDPMTALAGVGIKNLIIQRVDIAKGGAIVSTDTDEARDIYASLKQALKAFGLSLVDPRRTPTLDLLNQLRDRLVAAMQVDSFAVASRLHTRHATDDLFAHSINTAIIAYLASRAMGVSPTLLPDVVTAGLLHDIGLMDIPPKTRDGVVLISDDNRIYVEHPIRGLGILRSIPGVPLLAEIAVFEHHRQFNGEGFPHLADKRAMSTAAAIISMASIYDNLMHGSVYTHPEQIPLRMIKMAGAEFEPRMLAHFLVALGMYPPGTYVQLTTEETALVVDASRGDVFRPTVKVLRDRDGNDVLEDRQLDLTERDPDTGGYHASIVRSVPPM; encoded by the coding sequence ATGAGCGGGGTACTCACGGGGACCGGGCAGGACCAGCGGACGCGACTTCGTCACACCGAGGAGATCCTGAAGTCTCTGACGCTCACGATGCGCAGCAGGACCCTCTACCCCGAGGGGCACCCGCTTCTCACGACGAGCAGCCAGAAGGTGATTGCGCAGATGCGCGACCACCTTGAACACGACGAATCGTGGACGATCGTCCTGCTCGGCGGCGAGTTCGTGTACGACCGCGTGCCGCTCTCGCGCCTGATGCCGCACGTGCAGCCGCTCTACAAGACGCTCGCGGGTCGGCAGATCGACTCGCTCACCGTGCGCAAAGGCGTGACGCCGGCGGAGATCGTGGCATTCTTCGGTCTCGTGCTCGCGCCGCACGAGATCTGGGACAAGGGCGGCGACCCGATGACCGCGCTGGCCGGCGTCGGCATCAAGAACCTCATCATCCAACGCGTGGACATCGCCAAGGGCGGAGCGATCGTCTCGACCGATACCGATGAAGCCCGCGACATCTACGCGTCGCTCAAGCAGGCGCTCAAGGCATTCGGCCTTTCGTTGGTGGACCCCCGGCGAACGCCGACGCTCGACCTGCTCAATCAGCTGCGCGACCGGCTCGTCGCGGCGATGCAGGTCGACTCCTTCGCCGTGGCGTCGCGACTGCACACGCGGCACGCCACCGACGACCTGTTCGCGCACAGCATCAACACCGCGATCATCGCGTACCTTGCGTCGCGGGCCATGGGCGTGTCCCCGACGTTGCTGCCGGATGTCGTGACCGCCGGGTTGCTGCACGACATCGGTCTCATGGATATCCCGCCGAAGACGAGGGACGGCGTGGTGCTCATCTCCGACGACAATCGGATCTACGTGGAGCACCCGATCCGCGGGCTCGGCATCCTGCGTTCGATTCCCGGCGTGCCGCTGCTCGCCGAGATCGCGGTGTTCGAGCACCATCGCCAGTTCAACGGCGAGGGATTCCCGCACCTGGCCGACAAGCGCGCGATGAGCACCGCGGCGGCGATCATCTCGATGGCCAGCATCTACGACAATCTCATGCATGGTTCCGTCTACACGCATCCGGAGCAGATTCCGCTGCGCATGATCAAGATGGCGGGCGCGGAATTCGAGCCGCGCATGCTGGCGCACTTTCTGGTCGCACTCGGGATGTATCCCCCCGGCACGTACGTTCAGCTCACGACGGAAGAAACCGCGCTCGTGGTCGATGCGTCGCGCGGCGACGTCTTTCGGCCGACGGTCAAGGTGCTGCGCGACCGCGACGGCAACGACGTGCTGGAAGACCGCCAACTCGATCTGACCGAGCGCGATCCCGACACCGGCGGATATCACGCGTCGATCGTTCGTTCCGTGCCGCCCATGTAA